The following is a genomic window from Pedobacter sp. KBS0701.
AGGTTTAATATCGATGAAATAAAACGGCAAGCTTCACTCTATGAGGTAAAAAAACAAGTATCAATTTTAGAAGATATATTGGATAGTATAAATTAAATTTATCTCTAATCGGATTACTGGTCTTTTTACATCTTATGGTTTTTGAATTAATTTGATTCAAGTCCGTTTTTTAAAGCCTGTAAATAGCGATGTCCATATTTTTGGTCGGGCTCCAAATGGCAACCTTCTGCCCATTCGTTCCATGCATTTACAAAAAGTAAGCGTTCTTCCCCACTAAAATGTTTATTGGTATACCTGGCTGTTTTTGTAACCCATTCTTGAAATTTTTCTGGACTTGAGTTAACAAAAATTGTTGCATCCTTAGCTCGTCGGGCAGAGTTATCCCAACTCGGAAAAACAGATCGGAAATATTTATAGGATTTTGGAGCTTTTTTAGTCATCTTATCCACTATCTCTTCATAGTCGAACACTTTATTGGCTAACAACCCACTTGCTTTAATAGCAGCTTTATGCAGTAATTTTCTTAAGAAATGACTGACAGGCTCTTTCTTGCTGTATTTCTGTAATGGGATAGAAAAATCTGGCGCAAACTCCATACTGGCATCAAAATCATGATATTTTGGGTCAAAATCATGCTTGAAATTCTCTACCCTGATTAGATAGAGATCTTCAAACCCTGCTTTTTTTGCTTCGTCCCGCCATATTTTTACCGCCTCATTGATATTTGGGTGAAGTTCTGATCTATACATGAGGTATATAGGCTTCCCATCTATTTTAATATACCTCTCATCTTTAAAAAATGGCATTAGGTATTGAATATGGTCAAGATCATCTTTCAGATCATAGTTCTGTTTAATCAAAACATCGGACTCCATACCATCCCAGCGCCTGGTCCAGTTTTCATTTGCCCAGCATAAACAAAATGGGAAATCAGGTTTTTGGGATGTTAACATTTGCTCTAACGGTTTTTCCATCAAAAGTTTGCCATTAAACCAATAATGATAAAAACAGAAACCATAAACTCCGTATGTTTTGGCAAGAAAAGCTTGTTCAATCATGGTATCCAATAACCTAAGGTCGTAATAACCTAGATCTGTTGGCAGATGTGGCTGATAATGGCCTTTGAATTTTGGTTTTGACTTAGTAACATTTGTCCATTCAGTAAATCCCTTACCCCACCATTCAT
Proteins encoded in this region:
- a CDS encoding glycoside hydrolase family 99-like domain-containing protein, with product MQNPNSENKLKAIALYLPQFHPFKENDEWWGKGFTEWTNVTKSKPKFKGHYQPHLPTDLGYYDLRLLDTMIEQAFLAKTYGVYGFCFYHYWFNGKLLMEKPLEQMLTSQKPDFPFCLCWANENWTRRWDGMESDVLIKQNYDLKDDLDHIQYLMPFFKDERYIKIDGKPIYLMYRSELHPNINEAVKIWRDEAKKAGFEDLYLIRVENFKHDFDPKYHDFDASMEFAPDFSIPLQKYSKKEPVSHFLRKLLHKAAIKASGLLANKVFDYEEIVDKMTKKAPKSYKYFRSVFPSWDNSARRAKDATIFVNSSPEKFQEWVTKTARYTNKHFSGEERLLFVNAWNEWAEGCHLEPDQKYGHRYLQALKNGLESN